A region of Salvia splendens isolate huo1 chromosome 17, SspV2, whole genome shotgun sequence DNA encodes the following proteins:
- the LOC121773274 gene encoding protein NLP9-like isoform X1, which translates to MHSIYSTKGLLQLLVIMEGTVELDSDYPSSCNVELMNYEERDEWSISFSNLSDHIFPSTNLSPFDEVNSMERGYDDKVSFEGDAMALQEMDMDGVNYPNGKKRYVERSVISRPLGPSLDEKLLKALHLCIRSFRGGALAQVWVPLRNGDECILSTAGQPYLHDGRLSEYREISRLFSFAAEPGASSLLGLPGRVFTSKAPEWTSNLMYYNKAEYLRVQHAVHHKVRGSIALPVFEDCSDERSCCAVLEIVTTEEKSNFDSEMEYVSRALQAVDLSSRQSSRLSPQSLSSNQRAALAEIKDILFAICRSHRLPLALTWIPNETAQVLFLEESTCYSTDERMEGFVHACTNHFLEEGKGLVGKALKSNRPFFYPDVKEFHVSEYPLVHHARKLGLSAAVAIRLRSSYTAEDDYVVEFFLPVDTKGDNEKLLLVRSLLANVETICTSLSKVSELVEETKPEQLVINDELHSTKRYSKQTEKKRNTSEKNISLNVLQKYFSENLKHAASSLGVCPTTLKRICRQHGIARWPFRKIKKVDRSLKKIRGMLESVPGVDLDCGRNLLLTGRTSLSAQSDVVVETTAGCVVIDVEREEECLVDMEDVLNCDGSKLAVLDMSPSWPASLNTMPWMTPSMDPHDPFLPQARNSGWKACSSDEINKKQASSDVTNSLYVSESVPMMNVSSSSSGSLDETTNVRRDSAIITVKATDGENTVRFKFEPSAGCFELYSEVAKRFELGTGEFQLRYLDDDEEWVLLVSDSDLVECVEVLELLHTRTVKFRVSRVEELRYKI; encoded by the exons ATGCACTCCATATATTCGACAAAAGGTCTACTCCAGCTCCTCGTTATT ATGGAAGGTACCGTGGAACTGGATTCCGACTACCCCTCGAGCTGCAATGTCGAGCTGATGAACTACGAGGAACGCGATGAATGGTCAATCAGCTTTAGTAACTTATCAGATCATATATTTCCCTCCACAAATTTATCACCCTTCGATGAAGTGAACTCGATGGAAAGAGGCTACGATGACAAGGTGTCGTTTGAAGGTGATGCGATGGCGTTGCAAGAGATGGACATGGATGGCGTCAATTATCCGAACGGGAAGAAACGTTATGTGGAGAGAAGTGTGATATCAAGGCCTCTTGGGCCATCTCTGGATGAGAAGCTGCTGAAAGCATTGCATCTCTGCATACGTTCGTTCAGAGGGGGTGCTCTGGCCCAGGTGTGGGTCCCACTGAGAAATGGCGACGAATGCATCCTGAGCACGGCTGGACAGCCATATTTACACGATGGGCGACTGTCTGAGTATCGCGAGATATCCAGACTCTTTTCTTTTGCTGCTGAGCCTGGAGCGAGCTCTCTTCTCGGGCTTCCCGGCCGTGTCTTCACCTCAAAGGCGCCGGAGTGGACTTCGAATCTGATGTACTACAATAAAGCTGAGTACTTGAGGGTGCAACACGCGGTTCATCACAAAGTTCGTGGATCTATTGCTTTACCCGTGTTTGAGGATTGTTCAGATGAAAGATCTTGTTGTGCCGTTCTTGAAATCGTTACTACTGAGGAGAAATCCAATTTTGATTCTGAGATGGAATATGTATCTCGTGCTTTACAG GCCGTGGATTTAAGCAGCAGACAATCGTCACGTCTTTCTCCGCAG AGTCTTTCGAGTAATCAAAGGGCGGCATTGGCTGAAATCAAGGACATCTTGTTTGCCATTTGTCGTTCTCATCGCTTGCCACTCGCCTTAACATGGATCCCTAATGAGACAGCTCAAGTGCTCTTCCTCGAGGAATCAACCTGCTACTCGACCGACGAGCGTATGGAGGGATTCGTGCATGCTTGCACGAATCACTTCCTCGAAGAAGGAAAAGGTCTAGTTGGAAAAGCTCTCAAATCGAACAGACCATTTTTCTACCCCGATGTGAAGGAGTTTCATGTAAGTGAATATCCGCTAGTTCATCACGCTCGAAAACTAGGCCTTAGTGCTGCTGTTGCTATCAGGCTAAGAAGTAGTTACACCGCTGAAGACGACTATGTCGTAGAGTTCTTTCTTCCGGTAGACACAAAAGGGGATAATGAGAAGCTTCTCTTGGTTAGAAGCCTCTTGGCTAATGTCGAGACGAtctgcactagtctaagtaaaGTTTCAGAATTAGTCGAGGAAACGAAGCCTGAGCAGCTGGTTATAAACGACGAGTTACACTCCACCAAAAGATATTCTAAACAG ACGGAGAAGAAACGAAATACGAGTGAGAAGAACATCAGCTTGAATGTTCTTCAGAAATACTTCTCTGAAAACCTTAAACATGCTGCAAGTAGCCTTGGTG TGTGTCCTACAACTCTCAAAAGGATATGTAGGCAACATGGAATCGCTCGGTGGCCTTTCCGCAAAATAAAAAAGGTCGATCGGTCTTTGAAGAAGATACGAGGCATGCTTGAATCTGTTCCAGGTGTAGATCTCGACTGTGGTAGAAATCTTTTGCTGACCGGTCGAACTAGTTTGTCCGCACAATCAGATGTCGTCGTCGAAACCACAGCAGGCTGTGTAGTCATTGatgtggaaagggaagaagaatgtcTTGTAGATATGGAAGATGTATTAAACTGCGATGGATCCAAGTTGGCTGTATTAGACATGAGTCCGTCATGGCCGGCTAGTTTGAACACGATGCCTTGGATGACTCCATCAATGGATCCACACGATCCGTTCCTTCCCCAAGCTCGGAACAGTGGCTGGAAAGCATGCTCCAGTGATGAGATTAACAAGAAGCAGGCATCGTCGGACGTGACTAACTCGCTGTACGTCTCTGAATCTGTGCCGATGATGAACGTCAGTTCATCAAGCTCTGGTAGTCTTGATGAAACTACAAATGTGAGGAGAGATTCTGCCATAATCACGGTGAAAGCTACTGATGGAGAAAACACGGTGAGATTCAAGTTCGAGCCGTCGGCAGGGTGCTTTGAACTGTATTCGGAGGTGGCGAAGAGGTTCGAACTTGGGACGGGGGAGTTCCAGCTCAGGTATCTTGACGACGACGAGGAATGGGTGTTGCTGGTAAGTGATTCGGATCTGGTTGAATGTGTTGAGGTGTTGGAGTTGCTTCACACTCGTACGGTGAAGTTTCGTGTAAGTCGGGTCGAGGAACTGAGGTACaaaatatag
- the LOC121773274 gene encoding protein NLP9-like isoform X2, producing MEGTVELDSDYPSSCNVELMNYEERDEWSISFSNLSDHIFPSTNLSPFDEVNSMERGYDDKVSFEGDAMALQEMDMDGVNYPNGKKRYVERSVISRPLGPSLDEKLLKALHLCIRSFRGGALAQVWVPLRNGDECILSTAGQPYLHDGRLSEYREISRLFSFAAEPGASSLLGLPGRVFTSKAPEWTSNLMYYNKAEYLRVQHAVHHKVRGSIALPVFEDCSDERSCCAVLEIVTTEEKSNFDSEMEYVSRALQAVDLSSRQSSRLSPQSLSSNQRAALAEIKDILFAICRSHRLPLALTWIPNETAQVLFLEESTCYSTDERMEGFVHACTNHFLEEGKGLVGKALKSNRPFFYPDVKEFHVSEYPLVHHARKLGLSAAVAIRLRSSYTAEDDYVVEFFLPVDTKGDNEKLLLVRSLLANVETICTSLSKVSELVEETKPEQLVINDELHSTKRYSKQTEKKRNTSEKNISLNVLQKYFSENLKHAASSLGVCPTTLKRICRQHGIARWPFRKIKKVDRSLKKIRGMLESVPGVDLDCGRNLLLTGRTSLSAQSDVVVETTAGCVVIDVEREEECLVDMEDVLNCDGSKLAVLDMSPSWPASLNTMPWMTPSMDPHDPFLPQARNSGWKACSSDEINKKQASSDVTNSLYVSESVPMMNVSSSSSGSLDETTNVRRDSAIITVKATDGENTVRFKFEPSAGCFELYSEVAKRFELGTGEFQLRYLDDDEEWVLLVSDSDLVECVEVLELLHTRTVKFRVSRVEELRYKI from the exons ATGGAAGGTACCGTGGAACTGGATTCCGACTACCCCTCGAGCTGCAATGTCGAGCTGATGAACTACGAGGAACGCGATGAATGGTCAATCAGCTTTAGTAACTTATCAGATCATATATTTCCCTCCACAAATTTATCACCCTTCGATGAAGTGAACTCGATGGAAAGAGGCTACGATGACAAGGTGTCGTTTGAAGGTGATGCGATGGCGTTGCAAGAGATGGACATGGATGGCGTCAATTATCCGAACGGGAAGAAACGTTATGTGGAGAGAAGTGTGATATCAAGGCCTCTTGGGCCATCTCTGGATGAGAAGCTGCTGAAAGCATTGCATCTCTGCATACGTTCGTTCAGAGGGGGTGCTCTGGCCCAGGTGTGGGTCCCACTGAGAAATGGCGACGAATGCATCCTGAGCACGGCTGGACAGCCATATTTACACGATGGGCGACTGTCTGAGTATCGCGAGATATCCAGACTCTTTTCTTTTGCTGCTGAGCCTGGAGCGAGCTCTCTTCTCGGGCTTCCCGGCCGTGTCTTCACCTCAAAGGCGCCGGAGTGGACTTCGAATCTGATGTACTACAATAAAGCTGAGTACTTGAGGGTGCAACACGCGGTTCATCACAAAGTTCGTGGATCTATTGCTTTACCCGTGTTTGAGGATTGTTCAGATGAAAGATCTTGTTGTGCCGTTCTTGAAATCGTTACTACTGAGGAGAAATCCAATTTTGATTCTGAGATGGAATATGTATCTCGTGCTTTACAG GCCGTGGATTTAAGCAGCAGACAATCGTCACGTCTTTCTCCGCAG AGTCTTTCGAGTAATCAAAGGGCGGCATTGGCTGAAATCAAGGACATCTTGTTTGCCATTTGTCGTTCTCATCGCTTGCCACTCGCCTTAACATGGATCCCTAATGAGACAGCTCAAGTGCTCTTCCTCGAGGAATCAACCTGCTACTCGACCGACGAGCGTATGGAGGGATTCGTGCATGCTTGCACGAATCACTTCCTCGAAGAAGGAAAAGGTCTAGTTGGAAAAGCTCTCAAATCGAACAGACCATTTTTCTACCCCGATGTGAAGGAGTTTCATGTAAGTGAATATCCGCTAGTTCATCACGCTCGAAAACTAGGCCTTAGTGCTGCTGTTGCTATCAGGCTAAGAAGTAGTTACACCGCTGAAGACGACTATGTCGTAGAGTTCTTTCTTCCGGTAGACACAAAAGGGGATAATGAGAAGCTTCTCTTGGTTAGAAGCCTCTTGGCTAATGTCGAGACGAtctgcactagtctaagtaaaGTTTCAGAATTAGTCGAGGAAACGAAGCCTGAGCAGCTGGTTATAAACGACGAGTTACACTCCACCAAAAGATATTCTAAACAG ACGGAGAAGAAACGAAATACGAGTGAGAAGAACATCAGCTTGAATGTTCTTCAGAAATACTTCTCTGAAAACCTTAAACATGCTGCAAGTAGCCTTGGTG TGTGTCCTACAACTCTCAAAAGGATATGTAGGCAACATGGAATCGCTCGGTGGCCTTTCCGCAAAATAAAAAAGGTCGATCGGTCTTTGAAGAAGATACGAGGCATGCTTGAATCTGTTCCAGGTGTAGATCTCGACTGTGGTAGAAATCTTTTGCTGACCGGTCGAACTAGTTTGTCCGCACAATCAGATGTCGTCGTCGAAACCACAGCAGGCTGTGTAGTCATTGatgtggaaagggaagaagaatgtcTTGTAGATATGGAAGATGTATTAAACTGCGATGGATCCAAGTTGGCTGTATTAGACATGAGTCCGTCATGGCCGGCTAGTTTGAACACGATGCCTTGGATGACTCCATCAATGGATCCACACGATCCGTTCCTTCCCCAAGCTCGGAACAGTGGCTGGAAAGCATGCTCCAGTGATGAGATTAACAAGAAGCAGGCATCGTCGGACGTGACTAACTCGCTGTACGTCTCTGAATCTGTGCCGATGATGAACGTCAGTTCATCAAGCTCTGGTAGTCTTGATGAAACTACAAATGTGAGGAGAGATTCTGCCATAATCACGGTGAAAGCTACTGATGGAGAAAACACGGTGAGATTCAAGTTCGAGCCGTCGGCAGGGTGCTTTGAACTGTATTCGGAGGTGGCGAAGAGGTTCGAACTTGGGACGGGGGAGTTCCAGCTCAGGTATCTTGACGACGACGAGGAATGGGTGTTGCTGGTAAGTGATTCGGATCTGGTTGAATGTGTTGAGGTGTTGGAGTTGCTTCACACTCGTACGGTGAAGTTTCGTGTAAGTCGGGTCGAGGAACTGAGGTACaaaatatag